From Triticum aestivum cultivar Chinese Spring chromosome 7B, IWGSC CS RefSeq v2.1, whole genome shotgun sequence:
AAGATTTTATCGCAATAATAATAACCATAAAAAGTAACATGGAGCATTTTCTATTAATCCCATCTGTACAAAATAATTCAAAATGCAAACTCATAATCAAGATAGAAAATAAGATAGATACGTGCAAGTTTCGTCCATCATTATAAAGTCAAGTGATAGTCATTCATAGCAATAACACAAGTTCTGGCCAAATTACATTAAAGTGTTTCACCACACATCAAAAGATCTACTTCCCAAAAGCAGTAGTCGTAGCACAAGTTCATCTCCTAAATACCAAAAGTTGCCATCTTCTAAACTTCACAGGTTGCCAACTTCTAGACATGACAAGTTAGCAACTAGATAACTTCACATGTTGCTATAAACATGATCTTTGTCAGCAAAGAACTTGCAAACCCAAGTTTCAAAAGTTTTTTCACTTGCACTGCATAACCAACCACGCAAACCTTCATTGTCCTTGCAAGATAAGTGCACACCAACAGTAATTCTTTGATCTGTGGTAATTGGGAGTTCCTCCAACCTCTTCCATAAACTAGCATAAGGATCAACAACTTGGggcattggaggaggagcggcaACAAGGGATTGCTGGAGTGACCTCAATGTAGAGTTGATTTCTTCAGCGGGCTCCACGAAACGACTCTTGGTTCTTGGTGGCTTCTTAGTAGGTGACTTGCTACCTCTTGGGCGCTTCTTACCAACTCGGCTAGTGCTAGATGTTGAATTATCACCACCTACAGGTACTGGAGGTCTTTTAGGACAATGTGTTGTTGGCAAAGTGTCAGAATCCTCCTCAAGAGGGCCCTCATACTGTGGATAGCAGTTGAGATCATACAACCCTTCATCATTGTCCGAGTCATCGAAATCAATTGTGCATGTATGCTGGTCCATGGCCAAAAAACCATCAGCACTAGTGCCTGTGAATAGCTCCTGCATCTCATAGTAGAACTTGATGGGCTTAGAAAGCAAGCGCCTTGCTCTATCCTGCATTACAAGCACACACACATTAAGATCCTAATTAAATTAGCCATATTAAGTTTTAAAAAGAAACTAAATTATACGTACATTGAGGCAAGACTTTTCAGACTCGGAGATAGTTACCACACATCTAATATCATCGAAAACATTGCCACTCTTGCTAATTGCGGCGGCAATGTACTTCCAATTTTCTTTGTAGTGCCTGAAGTGACGATCAACTTGAGCAAGTGTCACCCCCATAGCAAATTTTCTATTTAAAGCATCAGCACACTTCAAAAGATGATGCTTCCTGAACCTAAATCCCGCATATTGTTCCTTCATGTATTCAATGCACCAATCCAACATAAACTTGGTCTGATCATCAGCCCAGGAAATAGTCCTCTCACGAGAGCACCCATCACCATCAGACTTCCCCTTTCCCTTGGCCATCGCTGTTTCTCATACAGTGAGCCATTTTAATTAAAAGATAATAGGTGAGGCAAATAAACATGAAACAACCAACAATTTACTAAAGATAAAATAAGTGATATAAGTTTACAGAGGTACAACCAACATAGTTTCACATGAATCACATACATAATGACCAAATGTAACAAAATAGCACTCATGTTTGATACATAGAAATACGGCAGAACTCTAGTTTCAAACAGACTGAATGGAACCTAAAATAAAACCCATCAACATCAGCCTTACATACTAACTTCTTAATCATCTTGATCTTGAGCTGCTAAATTATCATCCCACATTTTTTGAGCTAGTACATCCCTTTTGTGTGCCCATGCCTGGCTCTCCTGGTAAACGTCACGACGGTGTCGTCTACTCCGTGGAAGGGCCGAGTACCAAGTAGCATCATCATAGACATACTCATCAGGACCATCATCTAGGATCCAGTTATGGAGCGCACAACAAGCAAACACAATTTTTACTTGTGTTTTTAGAGGGAAGAATGGCTGACTTGCAAATATTTTAAATCGATTCTTCAAGGTACCAAATGCTCTTTCGAGGGTTGTTCTAAGTGAGGAATGGCGATGGTTGAATAACTCCCTTGGGTTCTCAGGCTCTCTACTTCCCCTATATTCCTTTAGGTGATATCGGACACCACGATATGGGGGTAGTATACCGGGTCTTGCAGCATATCCCGCATCCGCTAGGAAATATTTACCTACATCATGATGATGCTAACACATTAGCTAAGAACTAAAGAAAGTTTCAGTTTGAAGCCATGGGTTAGAATCCCATCTTCTGGTATTTTAAGGCCATTGGGACGTGATAGGGCATCTTGGAGCACATAAGAATCATGAGCCGATCCCTCCCATCCAGCAAGAACATATGTAAATCTTAGGTCAAAATCAACGGCTGCTAGCACATTTTGTGTGGGAAAGGACTTTCTACCCCTAAACCTATCTTGCATGTGGATTGGCACACATGCCGGTATATGAGTACCATCCAGAGCTCCTATGCATCCCTACGAAAAGAGAGAACCAGTTTCAAACAGACTGAATGGAACCTATAAATACATTGCAGATACTTGTGAATAATTTTGGATGTACCTCAAAGTAAGGGTGAAATCTGGAGCTACTTGTTATCTTCGAATGTGTTTCGATGGTTCTGATGCATATGACATCACGAGCAAGGAGACACAGGGCATCTAAAACAGCATTGAAGTACCTACTAACAGTCTCGCCCGATTGATAAAACTCGAAACCAATCGATCTATTTTTCCAGTTATGACCCACAACATGGATGAACATGGCAACTTGCTCCTCCAGAGTTACATGGAATGTGTCTACCAGTAGACCACGATGTCTCAGGTTGGCACACAATTTGTGAAAAACAAATTTCCGCATGCGCAACTCACTTATGCAATTAGCCTCGGTTCCATAATACATCCGGTTCAGGCGTGACATCCTTTCAACATCTCGTTCGAACATGGGAGCATAAGTTATAGATTTTCTCTTCCTTTTTCGGACATTAATCTTGTACCAGTACATCCCTAAACACACAATAATGGCAGCAAGCAATTTTCTCCTCCACGTGTAGTTGTGATAATAATGCATGTAATACTGTAAGCATAATGTTCTTTGGTCCATCTATGAAACAATAATAGCACTAAAAAATCAGATGACATCAGTGAGTGGAACTATATATAAATTTTTTATCCAACGCAAATTATACAGAGGACAGTATATTACTCAGACAATAAATTGTACAATACATATCTAAGAAAAGAACACAGAGAGATGTCAAATCTTACATCAACACCACATACTTACAAGAAATTACTAACTTATAATCTCACTCGTACAAGCATGCAACAATTGCAAAGGGGGATTACGGTGTTACCTTTCCTCTTAACAAATAGTTGACCTTTCACTATGAGATGGAAGTTCCTAGTCTGGATGCAACAAGGGCAGGAACAAGCAACGGGAAATCCCACAAATCACGGAAGAAAGCTGGTATTTTTCTCTTGAGAAAATCAAGAACGCCCAGATCTGCATGTATGAGATGAATCTGACGTGATGAGatggaggagatggaggaggtggaggagataGATGCTGCGGTGATGAGGATTCGTACCAGGGAGGAGCAGATCGAGTGCGGCGGCAAGGTcgtcctcagctggatctagaaggGGAGAGAGAAGGGCTCTCAGCCATGGGGTCAAGACTGAAGGGGTGGGGGATTTTTGGACTGAGGACGAACAGGGAAGCGGTGACTTTTATCAGTTCGCGGGGATTTTTGTAGCTCAGTTGGCGCGCCGCGGCGAGTGTGGCGGGCGAAACGAGCGCCACACTTTTTGGCGAAATTTCAGTGGCGGACGACCCTTGACGTTGTGGCGAGCCTAACTTTTGTTCAGAACCAAACGCACGCCTAAGGGGCTGTGGCACGCCTCACCTTAGGCGTGGCACGCTTAGGCTGGGATCCAAACAGCCCCAAACTTAGACAAGGGAGACGGATAATTGGGTGTACCGTACCCggcgtttatttatttattaggtGGGGTATACGCACGCAGTATGCTCCATCACGCTGTCTGCTTGCTCGCTGCCTTCGTCGTATCATGTAGTGTTTCAGACCTGCACGACTTCCTTAACCGAATCGATCTAGAGATGATGCAAACCATAGGAAAGCCAAATCGTATGTTGATGGGGCATCCGTGTTGCGACTACATTTTACCATCGAAACCGTATCACAGAATGTTCTCGAATAAGATCGATGGGTATAAAGAGGCCCCTTATTATTGTGTCCAACGCTGTCACACTTGCATGGCACTTGGCATGGCATATGGCATAATTGTTGGCCAGCCTCCGGGCCCCAAGAGGTCCAAAGATCGCTGGTCCTCTACTTCATGCAACACATGTTGTTTTGCGCAAACCATGAAGAGAAAAAACACCATGATTGCTGTTACAAAGCGAGCGACCCAAGATCTTGCGTAGATGTTGGCAACTTGCAAGAGGTACTACATTTTTTTAGGCTTTCAAGAGGTACTACATGCACTCAGACGAAACTAATTCTAGAACTGGGCCAAACTTTGCCTCTCTTTTAAAAAAAAAGCTAAATCAGCTGGAGGGAGAAGCGAAAATATAAAATGTCAAATAAGGACATCTtcgattaaaaaaacaaaaactaaggaCATCTTCAATGGGACTAGTAAAACGGACATGCTATTTGTCAGCGGATGCATCCTCGCGTGTCTGCGGATAGTAATACGACACCCGGCCATTCAATGATGTCCGCATATATTTCAAAGTAAATTTAAATGTACCGAATAATTTCATGCAAGCACGACGGAATTCAATAATGTTTAGAATAATTTACATAAACGATATTTCATCCGTTCAATTACAATCTAAAAAAAATCTTGTAGCGGAAGGTGGCCTTGTACACGTGGCCGACCTGCCCAGCAGGACCGCCATCGCCGTCCGTGTGTCGTTGTCTTCGTCAGAGTGGTTCTTCCAACGACGGAAGGGTGTTGGGGCGCAGCAGCCTTGCGTGACCGTTGACTGGCGCTCATGAAGCAGCCGCTCTGTTTCTTCCTGCGCCGTGCGGAAGGCTGCCGCCAACACCGCTGATGGTCGGGcagccttgcccttgcccttgccggtAGCGTTGGTGACGGCGGTGACGACGACATCGTCGGTTTCGCCGAGAGTCCACTTTTCGCCGATCTTGGCAAGCTTCCCATTAAGGCGCCGCAGCCGCTGCACCAAGGTCTTTGCGGTGGCCATTGGCCTGTCGTAGTCCGTGCAGACCTAGTTTGGCGCCTCGTCGGACTTGGCGAAAGCGTCCGGGCTCCGGACTATGCTCCACGACGAGGAGGAGTTGTCATTGCTGTGGCCACTGAATTAGTGGAGGAGGCGCCCGCGCAGGTTCGCAGTCGCTGGTGGCACCGCCTCCTTCACGGCCTTGCCGCAACAGTCATGGCGCAACGGCAACATCGGTTGGTCGATCCGGTCGTAACCACTGTGTTGCGGCGACGTTGGTCCTCCTCCACGCGGCACCCGATTTTGATGTCGCAGTTGCACGgggacccggggggggggggcatgctcTGCCTTCACGCTGTGGTGAGGGTAGCTCCTCATTCACACGTGCTGCCGGCAGCGAGGGCGGCACAGGACCACGGTCCTGGAGCGGCGTTGACTGGCATGAATACACAATAACCACTTCACGCAGAGAGGGTTTTTCAGCCGGAGACAGTTTCCGGTGGGGCCGTGGTGTGGACGCGTACGTGACAGGTGTGTCTTCAGTTTGcatcctttcgatctacgttattcttcatcggcggcgATTATTATTCTGATGCGCTGGTTCTACGGGCCTTAGCGcgacgacttcctgactgtctactacaataagttgtGTCTGACtctggcgatggaggggcgatgacggcggtgcgCCTTGGGCTCGCTTTAGTGCTTGTAATCGTCGCTACATGGTCTATgaatttggatgtaatttttattatttctaatgtttgttgtattgccatgattgaaaatgaatagttTTTTTTTAAAGTTACATCTATCCAAACCAAACGCGCAATCGGAGTCTCGGCATGCTTGGTAGTACACCGGGTGACATGAGTAGAGGATGGGCAACTGGACAGCGAACCCACGGGTCCAAGCTTGCCAATGATTTGGAGGACCAGCACAGTCCCAAGGGATAGCGACTTTGGGGTACTACGCTTTCATGCAGC
This genomic window contains:
- the LOC123160533 gene encoding uncharacterized protein, which encodes MAKGKGKSDGDGCSRERTISWADDQTKFMLDWCIEYMKEQYAGFRFRKHHLLKCADALNRKFAMGVTLAQVDRHFRHYKENWKYIAAAISKSGNVFDDIRCVVTISESEKSCLNDRARRLLSKPIKFYYEMQELFTGTSADGFLAMDQHTCTIDFDDSDNDEGLYDLNCYPQYEGPLEEDSDTLPTTHCPKRPPVPVGGDNSTSSTSRVGKKRPRGSKSPTKKPPRTKSRFVEPAEEINSTLRSLQQSLVAAPPPMPQVVDPYASLWKRLEELPITTDQRITVGVHLSCKDNEGLRGWLCSASEKTFETWVCKFFADKDHVYSNM
- the LOC123160534 gene encoding protein ALP1-like, translated to MDQRTLCLQYYMHYYHNYTWRRKLLAAIIVCLGMYWYKINVRKRKRKSITYAPMFERDVERMSRLNRMYYGTEANCISELRMRKFVFHKLCANLRHRGLLVDTFHVTLEEQVAMFIHVVGHNWKNRSIGFEFYQSGETVSRYFNAVLDALCLLARDVICIRTIETHSKITSSSRFHPYFEGCIGALDGTHIPACVPIHMQDRFRGRKSFPTQNVLAAVDFDLRFTYVLAGWEGSAHDSYVLQDALSRPNGLKIPEDGILTHGFKLKLSLVLS